One genomic window of Pecten maximus chromosome 3, xPecMax1.1, whole genome shotgun sequence includes the following:
- the LOC117324301 gene encoding uncharacterized protein LOC117324301: protein MAAGAYSVVCEVLSATLVISLYLVEVQAHGSMVSPTQRSAMWAYGFNTPKNFNYNGLNCGGFTTQWFYNSGKCGLCGDSYSGERVNEDGGLFATGIISKSYLEGTTIEIKVDLSANHGGWFEFRLCARNSKYDHLTQECLDRHLLHSPEGKTRYYPGFSMSSHLVSLQLPVGVSCDQCVIQWKYNAGNSWGCDQSFRCCMGCGEQEQFYNCADVEITPTPITTTIVHGSNELAISHHHSGETTTAEKEHEKTTQPVVKSEDTTTLGWIIPKYTTLKKKVYTDQNVNLLTKMGMTEITDMANNAIQIGPAEQFHDLNTFHTRKTTVKPTYKHQKLRCVGRGVWKVVEGMDKWCEQNCSPGTSSPSSGCRSHCMCK from the exons ATGGCCGCTGGAGCATATTCGGTAGTTTGTGAGGTTCTTTCGGCCACGCTTGTAATTTCGCTATACCTCGTTGAGGTTCAGGCGCATGGAAGCATGGTCAGCCCCACTCAAAGATCTGCTATGTGGGCGTACGGTTTTAACACCCCTAAAAACTTCAACTACAACGGTCTGAACTGTGGCGGATTTACG aCCCAATGGTTTTATAATAGCGGGAAATGTGGGTTGTGTGGAGACAGTTACAGTGGTGAACGCGTAAACGAAGATGGCGGCCTCTTTGCTACAGGTATCATCTCAAAATCATATCTCGAAGGAACTACCATCGAGATCAAAGTAGATCTGTCGGCAAACCATGGCGGGTGGTTTGAATTTAGGTTATGCGCACGCAACAGTAAATACGATCATCTCACGCAGGAATGTCTCGATCGTCATCTTCTTCATTCACCGGAAGGTAAAACAAGATATTACCCAGGATTTTCAATGAGTAGTCACTTGGTTTCGCTTCAACTTCCGGTTGGAGTGTCATGTGATCAGTGTGTGATACAATGGAAATACAATGCAG GAAACAGTTGGGGATGTGATCAGTCTTTCCGATGTTGCATGGGATGTGGCGAACAAGAACAGTTTTATAACTGCGCAGACGTAGAAATAACACCTACTCCCATAACAACGACTATTGTGCACGGTTCGAATGAACTGGCAATATCACATCATCATTCTGGCGAGACGACAACAGCAGAAAAAGAACACGAGAAAACCACACAGCCGGTAGTGAAATCTGAAGATACGACGACTCTAGGATGGATCATaccaaaatatacaacattgaaGAAGAAAGTTTATACCGACCAAAATGTTAATCTTCTTACCAAAATGGGAATGACCGAAATCACTGATATGGCAAATAATGCTATACAAATCGGACCAGCGGAACAATTTCATGACCTAAATACTTTCCATACAAGAAAAACGACAGTTAAACCTACGTACAAACACCAGAAACTCCGGTGTGTGGGAAGAGGCGTGTGGAAAGTCGTAGAGGGAATGGACAAGTGGTGTGAACAAAACTGTTCCCCAGGGACCTCTTCTCCATCCAGTGGCTGTAGATCGCACTGCATGTGCAAATGA